Proteins found in one Micromonospora sp. WMMD1082 genomic segment:
- a CDS encoding GNAT family N-acetyltransferase — MSNLVADTRLLIRPAQPGDAEVLHRFIVELTEAEGFPGEVTAQPADVARALFGAHPAAEAVVATVAGEPVGFALYYPTYSTVAGRPGIHLDDLYVRPEQRGNGVGRALLAHLAALAVARGCARLEWWVLRTNDPALRFYRRLHARTLDELDVLRLDGERLHALAADAGHPSAAGGDAAQ, encoded by the coding sequence GTGAGCAATCTTGTCGCCGACACCCGGCTGTTGATCCGGCCGGCGCAGCCGGGTGACGCCGAAGTGCTGCACCGCTTCATCGTCGAGCTGACCGAGGCCGAGGGTTTCCCCGGTGAGGTGACGGCACAGCCGGCGGACGTGGCGCGCGCCCTGTTCGGCGCCCACCCGGCCGCCGAGGCGGTGGTCGCCACCGTCGCGGGCGAGCCGGTCGGTTTCGCGCTCTACTACCCGACCTACAGCACGGTGGCCGGTCGGCCAGGCATCCATCTGGACGACCTGTACGTGCGGCCGGAGCAGCGCGGCAACGGCGTCGGCCGGGCCCTGCTGGCCCACCTGGCGGCGCTGGCCGTGGCGCGCGGCTGCGCCCGCCTGGAATGGTGGGTGCTGCGCACCAACGACCCGGCCCTGCGCTTCTATCGACGGCTGCACGCCCGCACCCTCGACGAACTCGACGTGCTCCGGTTGGACGGGGAGCGACTGCACGCGCTCGCCGCCGACGCCGGGCACCCGTCCGCGGCCGGCGGTGACGCGGCTCAGTGA
- a CDS encoding class I SAM-dependent methyltransferase, which produces MRQEEIWDVEAAQRYDTPGTGMFAREVLGPAVDRLAGLAGGGPALEFAIGTGRVAVPLAERGVPVTGIELSPPMIAQLRTKADEASIPVITGDMASATAPGKYTLVYLVYNTISNLLTQAEQVACFHNAARHLLPGGRFVIELWVPELRKLPPGQQAMVFAARPGYIGLDTYDVLRQHVVSHHFSFDDSRQAGLFRSPHRYIWPAELDLMAQLAGFELEARHADWAGAEFTAESRSHVSVYRIPADHPDVA; this is translated from the coding sequence ATGCGTCAGGAGGAGATCTGGGACGTCGAGGCCGCCCAGCGTTATGACACGCCGGGCACCGGCATGTTCGCCCGCGAGGTCCTGGGACCGGCCGTGGACCGCCTCGCCGGTCTGGCGGGTGGCGGGCCGGCGCTCGAGTTCGCCATCGGCACGGGCCGGGTAGCGGTACCGCTCGCCGAGCGAGGAGTGCCCGTCACCGGCATCGAGTTGTCCCCTCCGATGATCGCCCAGCTGCGGACGAAGGCCGACGAGGCGTCGATCCCGGTGATCACCGGTGACATGGCGTCAGCCACCGCGCCGGGGAAGTACACGCTCGTCTACCTGGTCTACAACACGATCTCCAACCTGCTCACCCAGGCCGAACAGGTCGCGTGCTTCCACAACGCCGCGCGCCATCTCCTACCCGGTGGCCGCTTCGTGATCGAGCTCTGGGTGCCGGAGCTGCGCAAACTCCCACCCGGACAGCAGGCCATGGTGTTCGCTGCCCGGCCGGGATACATCGGTCTGGACACCTACGACGTCCTTCGCCAGCACGTCGTGTCGCACCACTTCTCGTTCGACGACAGCCGGCAGGCCGGGCTGTTCCGTAGCCCGCACCGCTACATCTGGCCGGCCGAACTCGATCTCATGGCTCAGTTGGCCGGGTTCGAGCTGGAAGCCAGGCACGCGGACTGGGCCGGTGCCGAGTTCACCGCGGAGTCGCGGTCCCACGTGTCCGTCTACCGCATTCCCGCGGACCATCCTGACGTTGCCTGA
- a CDS encoding helix-turn-helix domain-containing protein yields MDGSADRRDGYTSDCQARVAFEVLGNRWDSVVVFTIAADGPARPAALLTRIGGISPKVLNDALRRLEYNGLVERRPYQEAPPRVDYALTEAGRALLEPMRMMGTWATRYADAVVDAQARFTARRASTGE; encoded by the coding sequence GTGGATGGTTCCGCCGATCGACGCGACGGCTACACCTCCGACTGCCAGGCCCGGGTGGCGTTCGAGGTGCTCGGCAACCGCTGGGACAGCGTCGTGGTCTTCACCATCGCCGCCGACGGGCCGGCGCGACCGGCGGCGCTGCTCACCCGGATCGGCGGGATCAGCCCGAAGGTGCTCAACGACGCGCTGCGCCGGCTGGAGTACAACGGCCTGGTGGAACGCCGGCCCTATCAGGAAGCGCCGCCTCGGGTGGACTACGCGCTGACCGAGGCGGGTCGCGCCCTGCTGGAACCGATGCGGATGATGGGCACCTGGGCCACCAGGTACGCCGACGCGGTCGTCGATGCGCAGGCACGCTTCACGGCACGCAGGGCCTCCACCGGCGAATGA
- a CDS encoding lycopene cyclase family protein, whose protein sequence is MHAPPVDVDLALVGAGGAASLVLAALARHRVRDLRIAVVDPVHRRGQDRTWAFWDRPGNDLDELLSASWSRVEVITPGTHQALDLAPLRYAMLRSGPIYDRAAEAERRLGVTRIVAGAETLDDDGERVLVRTVGGRPVLRARWVLDSRPRPPRRPGRTNWLQHFRGWWLAADRPVFDPERAVLMDFRTPQPARGVSFGYVLPVDSRYALVEYTEFAPDLLTGAAYDAALAGYRDLLGLDPARLTVTEVENGVIPMTDGPFVARPSPRVVRLGTAGGATRPSTGFTFSAMHRQAEQVARAVAAGRPPVPAPAYPRRHRWMDAVALRALDRDLVGGPEFFGRLFAGNPAQRVLRFLDGHTSVAEDLAVMRSTRLRPMLTATVADAAGRLRDRLAPGHRPEWTVPPPVGGPDPPSVGGPVH, encoded by the coding sequence ATGCACGCCCCGCCGGTCGACGTCGATCTCGCCCTGGTCGGTGCGGGCGGCGCCGCCTCGCTGGTGCTGGCCGCGCTGGCCCGCCACCGCGTACGCGACCTGCGGATCGCCGTCGTCGACCCGGTGCACCGGCGTGGCCAGGACCGGACGTGGGCCTTCTGGGACCGCCCGGGCAACGACCTGGACGAGCTGCTCAGCGCCAGCTGGTCGCGGGTCGAGGTGATCACGCCCGGCACGCACCAGGCCCTGGACCTGGCCCCCCTGAGGTACGCGATGCTGCGCTCCGGCCCCATCTACGACCGCGCTGCCGAGGCGGAGCGGCGTCTCGGCGTGACCCGGATCGTCGCCGGTGCCGAGACGCTCGACGACGACGGCGAGCGGGTGCTGGTGCGTACCGTCGGCGGCCGGCCGGTGCTGCGGGCCCGCTGGGTGCTGGACTCCCGGCCGCGACCGCCGCGGCGCCCCGGGCGGACCAACTGGTTGCAACACTTCCGGGGCTGGTGGCTGGCGGCCGACCGGCCGGTCTTCGACCCGGAACGGGCCGTGCTGATGGACTTCCGCACCCCGCAGCCGGCCCGGGGCGTCTCCTTCGGTTACGTGCTGCCGGTGGACAGCCGGTATGCCCTGGTCGAGTACACCGAGTTCGCACCCGATCTGCTCACCGGCGCGGCGTACGACGCGGCGCTGGCCGGCTACCGGGACCTGCTCGGTCTCGATCCGGCCCGGCTCACCGTCACCGAGGTCGAGAACGGGGTGATCCCGATGACCGACGGCCCGTTCGTGGCCCGCCCCTCACCCCGGGTGGTACGCCTCGGCACGGCCGGTGGCGCCACCCGCCCCTCGACCGGCTTCACCTTCTCCGCCATGCACCGCCAGGCCGAGCAGGTAGCCCGTGCGGTAGCCGCCGGACGGCCGCCGGTGCCGGCGCCCGCGTACCCCCGCCGGCACCGCTGGATGGACGCGGTCGCCCTGCGGGCGCTGGACCGCGACCTGGTCGGTGGCCCGGAGTTCTTCGGCCGGCTCTTCGCCGGCAACCCGGCGCAGCGGGTGCTGCGCTTCCTCGACGGCCACACCAGCGTGGCCGAGGACCTGGCGGTGATGCGCTCCACCCGGCTGCGGCCGATGCTCACCGCCACCGTGGCCGATGCCGCCGGCCGGCTCCGCGACCGGCTCGCGCCGGGGCACCGTCCGGAGTGGACGGTGCCGCCACCCGTCGGCGGCCCCGACCCCCCGAGCGTCGGCGGCCCGGTTCACTGA
- a CDS encoding LacI family DNA-binding transcriptional regulator, producing the protein MVRSRPSQPTLADVARAAGVSTATASRALNGTGPVSAPVRERVRRIAADLSYVPNPLAVSLARRRGHRVVIGVVATHAQMLTDQYVARLVGAAAREADAHGLGVSTRWLRPGDVTPVADAARDRGVHGLLLVNHSLQLLDAVPVALRGRVAVVGPGFGRVAAHDVDTRAAMHASLRHLIDGGRRRIAMLTGPGWVPSMRQPVAAYRASMREHGLPVRTVTGGLSLETGAAGARRVLRSWPDTDAIVAITDVTALGALRELADSGRRVPDDVAVVGFDDVPLAALGRPALTTGTHPVERIAAGALRCLLDGTAAAEAEVVHPSTLVPRQSA; encoded by the coding sequence ATGGTGCGATCGCGGCCGTCCCAGCCCACCCTCGCCGACGTGGCCCGCGCGGCGGGAGTGTCGACGGCCACCGCCTCGCGGGCGCTCAACGGCACCGGCCCGGTCTCCGCGCCGGTGCGCGAGCGGGTGCGGCGGATCGCGGCCGACCTGTCGTACGTGCCAAACCCGCTGGCCGTCTCCCTGGCCCGCCGACGCGGGCACCGGGTGGTGATCGGCGTCGTCGCGACGCACGCCCAGATGCTCACCGACCAGTATGTGGCCCGGCTGGTCGGTGCCGCCGCGCGGGAGGCCGACGCGCACGGCCTCGGGGTGTCGACGCGGTGGCTGCGCCCCGGTGACGTCACGCCCGTCGCCGACGCCGCCCGCGACCGTGGCGTACACGGGTTGCTGCTGGTCAACCACAGTCTCCAGCTGCTCGACGCGGTGCCGGTGGCGCTGCGTGGCCGCGTCGCCGTGGTGGGGCCCGGCTTCGGCCGGGTCGCCGCACACGACGTGGACACCCGGGCGGCGATGCACGCCAGCCTGCGGCACCTGATCGACGGTGGCCGGCGGCGGATCGCGATGCTGACCGGGCCGGGATGGGTGCCGAGCATGCGGCAGCCGGTCGCGGCGTACCGGGCGAGCATGCGCGAGCACGGCCTGCCCGTCCGCACGGTGACCGGCGGGTTGAGCCTGGAGACCGGCGCGGCCGGGGCACGTCGGGTGTTGCGGAGCTGGCCGGACACCGACGCCATCGTGGCGATCACCGACGTCACCGCGCTGGGCGCGCTGCGGGAACTGGCCGACTCGGGCCGCCGCGTCCCCGACGACGTGGCCGTGGTCGGCTTCGACGACGTGCCGCTGGCCGCGCTGGGCCGCCCGGCCCTGACCACCGGCACCCACCCGGTGGAGCGGATCGCGGCCGGTGCCCTGCGGTGCCTGCTCGACGGCACCGCCGCCGCCGAGGCCGAGGTGGTGCATCCCTCCACGCTGGTGCCGCGGCAGAGCGCCTGA
- a CDS encoding class F sortase has protein sequence MRAYHLGRILLAFLAVAGLALVGAGLTRLPAGPPQPDGAPHRAVTAPSLPPLPRATPVEVRIPAIGVRAPLVPVAADEAGALEVPPLDRPAVAGWYRPGVSPGEIGNAVLVGHVDSRNSPAVFFDLGRLRPGDTVQISRDDASVVHFAVEGVEAYPKDRFPTDLVYGSGGTARLRLITCGGRFDRSSGEYVDNVIVFATRAS, from the coding sequence GTGCGGGCGTACCACCTGGGCCGCATCCTGCTCGCGTTCCTCGCGGTGGCCGGCCTCGCGCTGGTCGGCGCGGGGCTGACCCGGCTGCCGGCCGGGCCGCCGCAACCCGACGGCGCCCCGCACCGCGCGGTGACCGCGCCGAGCCTGCCGCCGCTGCCCCGCGCCACCCCCGTCGAGGTCCGGATCCCGGCCATCGGCGTACGCGCACCACTCGTGCCCGTCGCCGCCGACGAGGCCGGGGCGCTGGAGGTGCCACCGCTGGATCGGCCGGCCGTCGCCGGCTGGTACCGCCCCGGGGTCAGCCCCGGCGAGATCGGCAACGCGGTCCTGGTCGGCCACGTGGACTCCCGGAACTCCCCGGCCGTCTTCTTCGACCTCGGACGGCTGCGCCCCGGCGACACCGTCCAGATCAGCCGCGACGACGCCAGCGTGGTCCACTTCGCCGTGGAGGGCGTCGAGGCGTACCCCAAGGACCGCTTCCCCACCGACCTGGTCTACGGCTCCGGCGGCACGGCCAGGCTCCGCCTGATCACCTGCGGCGGCCGGTTCGACCGGAGCAGCGGCGAGTACGTCGACAACGTCATCGTCTTCGCCACCCGGGCCTCATGA
- a CDS encoding calcineurin-like phosphoesterase family protein, whose product MSSTRVRSKLRVALTVLTAAAVAGATASTVPTSGAMANRTAKTWNETAYRGHVEVVRTPGGPTDPAHLTGRVFVDRNRDSASDPNERGLAGVVVSNGRDVVTTDRHGRYRLPVYDNMTVFVTQPSGYQVPVDEFNVAQFHYHHLPQGSPALRYGGIAPTGPVPSAVNFPLVESDLTRSREQHCVIAGDLQTYNQTEVKYARRGAIGDLAKRHDYQGCGSLFIGDVVGDDLSLYPDVKRLTRLTNGPARFLPGNHDLDFDATSAEHSFDTFRAQLAPAYYSYDVGNVHVVALNTVRYPCTPDVDNPDGTRPSCNDPVNQPRYNGRLDENQLAWLARDLATVGRDKLVVVASHIGLLNFADEGSPIHQVDQVREVHDLLKGRKAVAVAGHSHSIENMKTGDSVQGWRDLFGVDGLPFPHITAGAIAGDWYSGEVTDRGYPTALQRDGGRPGVLTLDIKGSSFKERFTVTGESDRVQTQLGINSPAYREWYVARAAWNAQPQGPAPELGDPHLIDRVDLAGTTWLTTNFFVGATGSTVRVAIDGGRARSAARTQPMRGEDQLVGPEWSDPTAVAQQLVHGGSRADRSMHLWRFALPADLADGRHRAVVTATDSYGRQFTDVLHFRVVAQR is encoded by the coding sequence ATGTCCTCAACGCGAGTACGCAGCAAACTCCGCGTCGCCCTGACCGTCCTCACCGCCGCAGCGGTCGCGGGTGCGACCGCCTCGACCGTCCCCACGTCCGGCGCGATGGCGAACCGGACGGCGAAGACCTGGAACGAGACCGCCTACCGAGGCCACGTCGAGGTGGTCCGCACCCCCGGCGGCCCGACCGACCCCGCCCACCTGACCGGCCGGGTCTTCGTCGACCGGAACCGCGACAGTGCCAGCGACCCGAACGAGCGCGGCCTCGCCGGTGTCGTGGTCTCGAACGGCCGCGACGTCGTCACCACCGATCGCCACGGGCGCTACCGGCTCCCGGTGTACGACAACATGACGGTCTTCGTCACCCAGCCGTCCGGCTACCAGGTGCCGGTGGACGAGTTCAACGTGGCGCAGTTCCACTACCACCACCTGCCTCAGGGCTCGCCGGCGCTGCGCTACGGCGGCATCGCGCCGACCGGTCCCGTGCCCTCCGCGGTGAACTTTCCCCTGGTGGAGAGCGATCTGACCAGGTCCCGGGAGCAGCACTGCGTGATCGCGGGCGATCTGCAGACGTACAACCAGACCGAGGTAAAGTACGCCCGCAGAGGGGCGATCGGCGACCTCGCCAAGCGCCACGACTACCAGGGCTGCGGTAGCCTGTTCATCGGCGACGTCGTCGGTGACGACCTGTCGCTCTACCCGGACGTGAAGAGGCTGACGCGGCTCACCAACGGGCCGGCCCGCTTCCTGCCCGGCAACCACGACCTCGACTTCGACGCGACCTCGGCCGAGCACTCGTTCGACACGTTCCGCGCGCAGCTCGCCCCCGCGTACTACTCGTACGACGTCGGCAACGTGCATGTCGTGGCGCTCAACACCGTGCGCTACCCCTGCACCCCGGACGTCGACAACCCGGACGGTACGCGGCCCAGCTGCAACGACCCGGTCAACCAGCCCCGATACAACGGCCGGCTCGACGAGAACCAGCTCGCGTGGCTGGCCCGTGACCTGGCCACGGTCGGCCGCGACAAGCTGGTCGTGGTCGCCAGCCACATCGGGCTGCTGAACTTCGCCGACGAGGGCAGCCCGATCCACCAGGTCGACCAGGTGCGCGAGGTGCACGATCTGCTCAAGGGCCGCAAGGCCGTCGCCGTCGCCGGGCACAGCCACTCGATCGAGAACATGAAGACCGGTGACTCCGTCCAGGGCTGGCGTGACCTCTTCGGCGTCGACGGGCTGCCGTTCCCGCACATCACGGCCGGGGCCATCGCCGGCGACTGGTATTCCGGCGAGGTGACCGACAGGGGCTACCCGACCGCACTCCAGCGTGACGGCGGCCGGCCCGGTGTGCTCACCCTCGACATCAAGGGCAGCTCGTTCAAGGAGCGGTTCACGGTGACCGGCGAGAGCGACCGGGTGCAGACGCAGCTGGGCATCAACAGCCCGGCCTACCGCGAGTGGTACGTCGCGCGGGCCGCCTGGAACGCCCAGCCGCAGGGTCCTGCGCCGGAACTCGGCGACCCGCACCTGATCGACCGCGTGGACCTTGCCGGGACGACCTGGCTCACCACCAACTTCTTCGTCGGTGCCACCGGCTCCACCGTCAGGGTCGCCATCGACGGCGGTCGGGCACGGTCGGCCGCCCGTACCCAGCCGATGCGCGGCGAGGACCAGCTGGTCGGTCCGGAGTGGTCCGACCCGACTGCCGTCGCGCAGCAACTGGTCCACGGCGGCAGTCGGGCGGACCGGTCGATGCACCTGTGGCGGTTCGCGCTCCCCGCCGACCTCGCCGACGGCCGGCACCGCGCCGTGGTCACCGCCACGGACTCGTACGGCCGCCAGTTCACCGACGTCCTGCACTTCCGCGTCGTCGCACAGCGATAA
- a CDS encoding NAD(P)-binding domain-containing protein: protein MKIGVLGTGGMAAALGGAWVAAGHEVVIGGRDRERARRTADRVRAAGHGGLGAAARHGQAVLVAVPAVAAPQVVTDVAGILAGRTVIDCTNPLVPTGDGPMLDTGAAGSVVRQLAGAAPDARLVKAFNLCHVSVWTLRPPTFEGVPLAVPYCADHPGAAAATQTLISSIGCTPAPCGGLARAAYLEATAALAIGLWWAGGQPRAAFPSPAEAPPVT from the coding sequence GTGAAGATCGGCGTACTGGGAACGGGCGGGATGGCGGCGGCGCTCGGTGGCGCGTGGGTGGCGGCCGGGCACGAGGTGGTGATCGGCGGCCGAGATCGGGAGCGGGCGCGACGGACCGCCGACCGCGTTCGCGCCGCCGGGCACGGCGGTCTCGGTGCCGCGGCGCGCCACGGCCAGGCGGTCCTCGTGGCGGTGCCGGCGGTTGCGGCGCCGCAGGTGGTGACCGACGTGGCCGGGATACTCGCCGGGCGGACGGTCATCGACTGCACCAACCCCCTGGTGCCGACCGGAGACGGGCCGATGCTCGACACGGGCGCCGCCGGGTCGGTGGTGCGGCAACTGGCGGGCGCCGCCCCCGATGCCCGCCTGGTCAAGGCGTTCAACCTCTGCCACGTCAGCGTCTGGACGCTGCGTCCCCCGACGTTCGAGGGGGTGCCGCTGGCCGTGCCCTACTGCGCTGACCACCCCGGCGCCGCCGCCGCGACGCAGACCCTGATCAGCTCGATCGGTTGTACGCCCGCGCCGTGCGGCGGGCTGGCGCGGGCGGCCTACCTGGAGGCGACCGCGGCGCTGGCGATCGGGCTCTGGTGGGCGGGCGGGCAACCGCGCGCCGCTTTCCCCTCGCCGGCGGAGGCGCCGCCGGTCACCTGA
- a CDS encoding DinB family protein, producing the protein MVQDTVATFVDRDLRGARFSRSTLAGAVMRGVDVRGLDIDAPWLADGALLVNGVDVAPLVEAELNRRFPGRELKQATEPSTLGAAWAATERAWAAAVDRVMSMPEGAVDVSVDGEWSFAQTLRHLAFATDAWLGKAALRLPQPFHPLGQPHSEYETDGFDMSIFVAEQPTFAEVLQVRAERQAIVRDFLATVTPQLLAEPRPTAWSPEHEASVLDCLHVIFDEEWEHLRYALRDLDAQHQGSSSTGTPVLR; encoded by the coding sequence GTGGTCCAGGACACTGTCGCAACGTTCGTCGACCGGGATCTGCGGGGTGCGCGGTTCAGCAGGTCGACGCTGGCCGGCGCGGTGATGCGTGGCGTCGACGTGCGGGGGCTCGATATCGACGCACCGTGGCTGGCCGACGGCGCACTCCTGGTCAACGGCGTCGACGTCGCGCCGCTCGTCGAGGCGGAGCTCAACCGGCGGTTCCCGGGGCGCGAGCTGAAGCAGGCGACGGAGCCCAGCACCCTTGGCGCGGCGTGGGCCGCGACCGAACGGGCCTGGGCGGCCGCGGTCGACCGGGTCATGTCCATGCCCGAGGGCGCCGTCGACGTCTCGGTCGACGGCGAGTGGTCGTTCGCGCAGACGCTGCGCCACCTCGCGTTCGCCACCGACGCCTGGCTGGGCAAGGCGGCCCTGCGTCTGCCACAGCCCTTCCACCCGCTCGGCCAGCCACACAGCGAGTACGAGACCGATGGCTTCGACATGTCGATATTCGTGGCGGAGCAGCCGACCTTCGCCGAGGTGCTCCAAGTGCGTGCCGAGCGGCAGGCCATCGTGCGGGACTTCCTCGCGACCGTCACGCCGCAGCTGCTCGCCGAGCCTCGGCCCACCGCCTGGTCACCCGAGCACGAGGCGTCGGTCCTGGACTGCCTTCACGTGATCTTCGACGAGGAGTGGGAGCATCTCCGCTACGCGCTCCGTGACCTCGACGCGCAGCATCAGGGCTCCTCGTCTACCGGCACACCCGTCCTCAGGTGA
- a CDS encoding GNAT family N-acetyltransferase, whose protein sequence is MDTTGRRPHPVIRPYRGEDHDEVYDICVRTAAAGGDARGMYASDDLMPDLFAGPYLHLEPELAFVLADGARVVGYVLGTADTPAFVRAYRDSWIPRLAHRYPAPVRPPATPDEEMIALHHRPERMLLPELAGYPAHLHIDLLPEYQGAGHGRRLVEVFLAAVARAGARALHLGMATANVRARGFYDRLGFHEIPVPDPGPVTYLGRPTRSSPAGSTNGGGLAPEVSR, encoded by the coding sequence ATGGACACGACGGGGAGACGCCCGCATCCGGTGATTCGACCGTACCGGGGCGAGGACCACGACGAGGTGTACGACATCTGCGTACGCACGGCCGCCGCGGGTGGCGACGCCCGGGGGATGTACGCCAGCGACGACCTGATGCCCGATCTCTTCGCCGGCCCGTACCTGCACCTCGAACCGGAGCTGGCCTTCGTGCTCGCCGACGGGGCGCGGGTCGTCGGGTACGTGCTCGGCACGGCGGACACCCCCGCCTTCGTCCGCGCCTACCGGGACAGCTGGATCCCCCGGCTGGCGCACCGCTACCCGGCACCGGTCCGGCCGCCCGCCACACCCGACGAGGAGATGATCGCCCTGCACCACCGGCCGGAGCGGATGCTGCTGCCGGAACTGGCCGGCTACCCGGCCCACCTGCACATCGACCTGCTGCCGGAGTACCAGGGCGCCGGGCACGGTCGTCGCCTGGTCGAGGTCTTCCTCGCGGCGGTGGCGCGCGCCGGGGCGCGGGCACTGCACCTCGGTATGGCGACCGCCAACGTGCGCGCCCGCGGCTTCTACGACCGGTTGGGCTTCCACGAGATCCCGGTGCCCGATCCGGGTCCGGTGACCTATCTGGGGCGCCCGACCCGCAGCTCACCGGCGGGGTCGACGAACGGCGGCGGGCTCGCCCCGGAGGTGTCACGGTGA
- a CDS encoding MFS transporter yields the protein MTPTSPRARRLAGTLYAYAFLTDLVLLYPVYALLFADTGLSVGQISSLFVIWSLAGIAVEVPSGAWADATSRRRLLGLAPLCTAAAFALWTLAPSYPAFAAGFVLWGAGGALASGATEALVFDELDHLGAADRYARVIGRARTAGTVGVLVSIVLASPALALGGYPAVGAASVVACLLAAAVATRLPEHRAGSTDLTGHTRDAPGEADEPGWWTGLRAGVAEARGNPAVRGAVLLVAVVTAVWGALDEYTPLLVRDTGVALTTVPLLLLVVTVGQVAGGLLAPVGQRLRIPGYAVLLAGSALALAGGALLAHPAGFLLVAVAFCGLQLASVLADARLQARIGGPARATVTSLAGMGTDLTIIAVYAGYGLVATLAGHPAAFAVAAVPYLVVAAALVIRPAGRRGPSAPVTAPPARDDLVWPHPPGRPT from the coding sequence ATGACCCCGACCTCACCGCGTGCCCGCCGCCTGGCCGGCACGCTCTACGCGTACGCGTTCCTCACCGACCTGGTCCTGCTCTATCCGGTGTACGCGCTGCTGTTCGCCGATACCGGCCTGTCGGTCGGGCAGATCTCGTCGCTGTTCGTCATCTGGTCGTTGGCCGGCATCGCGGTGGAGGTGCCCTCCGGCGCGTGGGCCGACGCGACCTCCCGACGGCGGCTGCTCGGCCTCGCGCCGCTCTGCACCGCCGCCGCCTTCGCCCTCTGGACGCTCGCACCGTCCTATCCCGCGTTCGCCGCCGGTTTCGTTCTCTGGGGAGCCGGCGGAGCGCTCGCCTCCGGCGCGACGGAGGCCCTGGTCTTCGACGAACTCGACCACCTCGGTGCGGCGGACCGGTACGCCCGCGTCATCGGCCGGGCGCGTACCGCCGGCACCGTCGGGGTGCTCGTGTCGATCGTGCTGGCCAGCCCGGCGCTCGCGCTCGGCGGCTATCCGGCGGTCGGCGCGGCCAGTGTGGTGGCCTGCCTGCTCGCCGCCGCCGTCGCCACCCGCCTACCCGAACACCGGGCAGGGTCGACGGACCTCACCGGCCACACCCGGGACGCTCCCGGCGAGGCGGACGAACCCGGCTGGTGGACCGGTCTGCGGGCGGGCGTCGCCGAGGCCCGTGGCAACCCGGCGGTACGCGGGGCCGTGCTGCTCGTCGCCGTGGTCACCGCTGTCTGGGGTGCGCTGGACGAGTACACCCCGCTGCTGGTGCGGGACACCGGAGTCGCCCTGACGACGGTGCCGCTGCTGCTCCTGGTCGTGACGGTCGGGCAGGTCGCCGGTGGCCTGCTCGCCCCGGTCGGTCAGCGGCTACGCATCCCCGGGTACGCGGTGCTGCTGGCCGGCTCGGCGCTGGCCCTGGCCGGTGGCGCGTTGCTGGCCCATCCGGCCGGGTTCCTGCTGGTGGCGGTGGCCTTCTGCGGTCTCCAACTCGCCTCGGTGCTGGCCGACGCGCGCCTACAGGCCCGGATCGGTGGGCCGGCCCGGGCCACGGTCACCTCGCTGGCCGGGATGGGCACCGACCTGACGATCATCGCGGTGTACGCCGGGTACGGTCTGGTCGCCACCCTGGCGGGGCATCCGGCGGCGTTCGCGGTCGCCGCCGTGCCGTACCTGGTGGTCGCGGCGGCGCTGGTGATCCGCCCGGCGGGTCGTCGGGGGCCGTCCGCGCCCGTGACGGCGCCCCCGGCTCGGGACGACCTGGTTTGGCCCCACCCGCCGGGACGGCCCACCTAA
- the rnhA gene encoding ribonuclease HI, protein MVDETAGPVVRIWTDGACSGNPGPGGWGALLRYGSHERELRGGEASPTTNNRMELTAAIEALESLTRPATVELHTDSTYVRNGITSWLASWKRNGWRTAAKQPVKNADLWQRLEAACARHRITWLWVKGHNGHPENERADALANQGMTEARTTPAGARR, encoded by the coding sequence ATGGTGGACGAGACGGCCGGCCCGGTGGTGCGGATCTGGACCGACGGCGCGTGCAGCGGCAACCCCGGGCCGGGCGGCTGGGGTGCGCTGCTGCGCTACGGCTCCCACGAGCGTGAACTGCGCGGCGGCGAGGCGAGCCCGACCACCAACAACCGGATGGAGCTGACCGCCGCCATCGAGGCGCTGGAGAGCCTGACTCGCCCGGCCACCGTCGAGCTGCACACCGACAGCACGTACGTGCGCAACGGCATCACCAGTTGGCTGGCATCCTGGAAGCGCAACGGCTGGCGGACGGCGGCAAAGCAGCCGGTGAAGAACGCCGACCTGTGGCAGCGGCTGGAGGCGGCCTGCGCCCGGCACCGGATCACCTGGCTGTGGGTGAAGGGGCACAACGGGCACCCGGAGAACGAGCGGGCCGACGCGCTGGCCAACCAGGGGATGACCGAGGCCCGGACCACCCCCGCGGGCGCCCGCCGCTGA